From the genome of Mastacembelus armatus chromosome 21, fMasArm1.2, whole genome shotgun sequence:
TTCACAATAAAGATAATACAGAACATCAGCAGCACACAACAAGCATTTAATATGAAGCGTCTGATGACTGGATTTATTACAGTACTTTTTGGGCTGAATTTCAGTTTCtcagtgaaacaaacaaaatatcaaagtatCCGCTCCCCATGGACAGACCTAAATAGTAATAATACCTCCTTccaaataaatattatgttaATATATTACATGTTATTATACTTCCATGCCTGGACCTCATAACAAACAGGAATGtgggaaataaaacagcatttgaAGAAGTTTACCCAGCACATGGTTCTAAGTGCttcaacacagaaaacatcGGAATCAAAGTCTTCATCTAAGTAACGTAAAGTGACAGGCTTTTACATCGATTAGGAGTCGATCACTGATAAACCTCAGCAAACCACATTCACAGCAGCATTAAGTCCATGTGTATCACTGCAgctaaatattattattaactcATGTGCCAATTATTTCCTCCAGTGGCCTATAAACATCAGGAAACACTAAAATGAAAAGTTGTTTTGTCTAAAGCCCCAAATATTCAATTGTTAGAAACCAATCAAACATCAGAGGTTTTTCCTCGacttaaatgatttttttcttcagttgttGCAGTTCAACTCCACActaacaaatattttctgtctgtgttgtcaACCTTAATAAAAAATGTTGGATTTCCTCTCAGTTTAACGTGGACCTAAGAAAATCCTCCTCTCAGTGAAGTTTTGGGAAACAGATTTTCTGTTTCCGTATTAGATGGTACAGAACTTCCCGTCTGCATCTGTTGGTGTTAAGCTAATTTAACCACAGTGAGTTTATATCAGTCAACCTGTTTTAATTAGGAGTGAAGCACTTTGCTATCAGCTTTGGAATCTTATCTTGTTTTGAATATACATATGACCCTCACTGCATCAGCCCACTGATCTGTTAGAACCACCACAGTCCTGGTCCCACTTGGACACAAGGCCAGATCTTCATCGCTCCAGTTTAGTCATCAGAGACTCCATGGCAGCGAGGAAACAAGCCTCAAACTCCTGGTCAGAGAATCGCTCCACGGAGCGCCGAGCGCTTCGTCGGATCTCCAGTCTAGCTGATGGCGTCAGCGCCAGGATAGTTGCCATGGCGGCGGCGTAGCCGTCCTCACTGTCGGCCAGGAAACCCGTCTGTCCACCCTCGTAGGGCACCACGATGTCCAGCTTTGGACCTCCGGACTTGTGAGCGAGGACTATGGTGCCTGCAGCCATGCACTCCACCACACCTACCAACAAAATCCAGAACAAAAGCCAGGGGGGACTTTAGACACAAGCAAACTAAAGAAAAGTTAAATGTCATCAGAACTTCAGCATGTTAGCACTTTTCCTTTGGACTGGTCCCCTTCACTGTTATTCACATTATTCTGTCATTATTTATCAGTTTTTGCTGATTTGTGGCACCTAAAGATCAACGATCGCAGGTGTGAGGGCGGAGTGATGCCTGTGTACGTTACAGGTGCGTGTGCCTCACCTATGCCAAAGTGCTCGTTCCACATGGTGTGCAGACCGATGGTGGCGTCCACCAGTTCTTTCTTCAGCTCCTCAAAGGGGACGTTGAGTTTGAAGTCGACTCGGCCCGACACCCCCAGCTCCTGACAGAGCCCCCGCAGCATCAGCACCCTCTCCTCATCTTCCTGGTTCCTGCATCCACCAATCAGCACCAGCCTCAGCGACTCCTGCCCCGTTGGCCCTTCCTCTTTCCTGTCCAACAGTTTGCGGAACGCCCGAATCTGCAGCTGGTGGTCTTTCTCCGGTCTGAACTGACCCACAGACACGATGGAGTGGCACTTCCTGTCCCGTCCCCCtgctccttcctcttcctcgcCACTGCCCAGCTCCCGTCCAAGCTGCTCCCAGCCATCCTCGTCTTCATCCTCCCCTTCCAGCGGGACGTCTAGGAAGGCTTGGACGTCGCAGGGTGGGTACACGATGCTGGTGCGGCTCGGAGAACGCCACAGGGCCAGGATGTGTCCCAGCGTCCAGGTGGAGTTCACCATGATGACATCGCTGCAGGAGCCGGCCAGGCCGTACAGCAGAGCGAAGCAGCAGTAGTACAGCACCTTCACTGCGCTCAGCACGGGGTTCCTGGAGATGAAGTCGGCGTTGTTGAACCTGGAAGACACAAGGTCCATAATTACCTGTAGACCTTGTTCTCCTAGTTTCCCTTTGCAAAGCAGCTTCAGAGGGTATAAACCTTCAAACTGCTGCTGACCCACATTAGCATCATTGTGGCAGGTGACGTCACAGTTAAAGGTTAATGTGGATTTTATGAAAATCAGTTTCCTCCTCATTCAGTCGTCCGGACACAGAAACGGACAAATAAACTGAGAATGACTGAACACGTACTCAGACATAAAGATTAAGttcaatgaaatgaaacttaCTTTAAAAACTGTCAGTGTTCCCACATCAGACTGGTTATAAGTCAAACATGCATCACTGCTCCTCACTGGACTATGTGGTTTAAAAAGGAAACTGCCAGACTAGACTCAAACCGTCAGGTCATCCAGACCTGTTTGATTGTTATGGTCctgtcctcagtgtgtgtgtgttcacctggGGTTCCTCTCTCTGACCACAGACAGCATGTCAGTACTGACAGTGGGATAGTGAACGTAGCTTGCCACCTTACAGCCGCCCAGGTAGCGGAAGATGGGCAGAGTGAAGGCGTAGCCCATGGAGTCCACGTACAGGTCGGGCACCAAGGCTGTCAGAGCCTCCCAGGCTACAAGACGGAAGATGAGATCAGAATAATATTCTGTCTAATATTCTGTGGGCTTTTTAAGATGTTGCACAGACCCCAACCCACACGAGCATCAGGACCTTGTACAGAAAAGTATCATGAGGACCCGGGTCTTACCGAGGAACATGGAGCCGGCGCTCTGGCCCAGCAGGGTGAAGTGAGGGTACGACGCGGCCTCCACCAGCCCTCGGTGACGCAGGAAGACAAAGGTGATGGGACGAGGCAGCCTGATGTTGAAACGCTGCCGGGCTCCCTCCAGGATCTGCTCGCCGGTCACCCCCTGATCCCCCGTGTAAACTACGAAGGACACCCTGGGGTACCTGGGGTAACAAACCAGTCTCATATTTGAGAGGGATCTGAGTATTTGTCATCTCAGGTCCCAAAATAAGCAGAAGACTAAACGGTCCCAGACACAGACCTGGAAACTGCTGCATTAGGATTCACCTGGCACGAAGCTGGACTCTATGTTTCAGAGAACACTATCTGAATCGTACCGGTGCATGAGGGTCCTCAAGGCGCACCACAGGACCCGCTCCCCGCCTCCTCCGGCGTTGCAGTACGGGTGGAAGAAAGCCACCGCGGGGCCGCCGTCCTGCGCCCAGCGGGCCCTACGGCGGCCCCGCAGCCACATGCGGACCCCCAGGAGCAGCAGGACCAGGACGAGGGTGAGGAGCAGACTGAGGCAGACGCATGGCAGCACCAGGGCCCACAGCAACCTGGGAGGGCAGAC
Proteins encoded in this window:
- the LOC113123781 gene encoding GDP-Man:Man(3)GlcNAc(2)-PP-Dol alpha-1,2-mannosyltransferase-like, translating into MAAHDQHQHLSLCFCDLMRLLWALVLPCVCLSLLLTLVLVLLLLGVRMWLRGRRRARWAQDGGPAVAFFHPYCNAGGGGERVLWCALRTLMHRYPRVSFVVYTGDQGVTGEQILEGARQRFNIRLPRPITFVFLRHRGLVEAASYPHFTLLGQSAGSMFLAWEALTALVPDLYVDSMGYAFTLPIFRYLGGCKVASYVHYPTVSTDMLSVVRERNPRFNNADFISRNPVLSAVKVLYYCCFALLYGLAGSCSDVIMVNSTWTLGHILALWRSPSRTSIVYPPCDVQAFLDVPLEGEDEDEDGWEQLGRELGSGEEEEGAGGRDRKCHSIVSVGQFRPEKDHQLQIRAFRKLLDRKEEGPTGQESLRLVLIGGCRNQEDEERVLMLRGLCQELGVSGRVDFKLNVPFEELKKELVDATIGLHTMWNEHFGIGVVECMAAGTIVLAHKSGGPKLDIVVPYEGGQTGFLADSEDGYAAAMATILALTPSARLEIRRSARRSVERFSDQEFEACFLAAMESLMTKLER